In a single window of the Streptomyces sp. NBC_00285 genome:
- a CDS encoding GntR family transcriptional regulator, producing MSSTTNIEPLGAVRERVLATLRQEIIAGGLRPGDRLVERELADRFGVSRVPVREAIRALVAEGFVHFETPRRTVVRRLTPNDVKELFELREALEVYAAGLAAARATPQDLAEVERLLDLAAAATEADDAETITDVNSRLHDSIVAMARNSLLVEALEPVAGRLRWMTRRNEEWPQLLVEHRDLYEAIASGDPDRARAHALAHVRTNYESTVRQLFGDTAEMI from the coding sequence ATGAGCTCCACGACGAACATCGAGCCCCTCGGCGCCGTCCGCGAACGCGTCCTGGCCACCCTGCGGCAGGAGATCATCGCGGGCGGGCTGCGCCCGGGCGACCGGCTGGTCGAGCGGGAGCTCGCCGACCGCTTCGGGGTCTCCCGGGTGCCGGTCCGCGAGGCGATCCGCGCCCTGGTCGCCGAGGGTTTCGTCCACTTCGAGACCCCGCGCCGCACGGTCGTCCGGCGGCTGACCCCGAACGACGTCAAGGAACTCTTCGAGTTGCGCGAGGCGCTGGAGGTGTACGCGGCGGGTCTCGCCGCGGCCCGTGCGACCCCGCAGGACCTCGCCGAGGTCGAGCGGCTCCTCGACCTGGCGGCGGCCGCGACCGAGGCGGACGACGCGGAGACGATCACGGACGTCAACAGCCGGCTGCATGACAGCATCGTGGCCATGGCCCGCAACAGTCTGCTGGTCGAGGCCCTGGAACCGGTTGCCGGACGACTGCGCTGGATGACCCGGCGGAACGAGGAGTGGCCCCAACTCCTCGTCGAGCACCGGGACTTGTACGAGGCGATCGCGTCCGGCGACCCGGACCGGGCCCGCGCGCACGCCCTCGCGCATGTGCGGACCAACTACGAGTCGACGGTACGTCAGCTGTTCGGGGACACGGCCGAGATGATCTGA
- a CDS encoding uracil-DNA glycosylase: MDALAALDRRIAGCRACPRLVDWREEVARTKRAAFADWTYWGRPVPGFGPPDARLLIVGLAPAAHGGNRTGRMFTGDRSGDVLYQALYDVGLASRPTAVTAEDGLELYGVRITSPVHCAPPDNKPTPGERDTCRPWLVQELNLLRPTLRAVVVLGAFGWQAVLPAFREAGWNVPRPRPVFGHGARVPLDGLELFGCFHVSQRNTFTGKLTPTMLRDVLGTAAEAAGLPGNGATRSAQGG; this comes from the coding sequence GTGGATGCCCTAGCCGCTCTTGACCGCCGGATCGCGGGCTGCCGTGCCTGTCCGCGTCTGGTCGACTGGCGTGAGGAGGTGGCACGTACCAAGCGGGCCGCCTTCGCCGACTGGACGTACTGGGGGCGCCCGGTGCCCGGATTCGGGCCGCCGGACGCGCGGCTGTTGATCGTCGGGCTCGCGCCGGCCGCGCACGGCGGGAACCGGACGGGGCGGATGTTCACCGGTGACCGTTCCGGTGACGTGCTCTACCAGGCGCTGTACGACGTCGGGCTCGCCTCCCGACCCACGGCCGTGACCGCGGAAGACGGCCTGGAACTGTACGGCGTGCGGATCACCTCGCCCGTGCACTGCGCGCCGCCCGACAACAAGCCGACCCCCGGCGAACGCGACACCTGCCGCCCCTGGCTGGTCCAGGAGCTGAACCTGCTGCGGCCGACCTTGCGTGCCGTGGTCGTGCTCGGCGCTTTCGGCTGGCAGGCCGTACTGCCCGCGTTCAGGGAGGCGGGCTGGAACGTGCCCCGGCCGCGGCCCGTCTTCGGACACGGCGCGCGCGTGCCGCTCGACGGCCTCGAACTCTTCGGCTGCTTCCACGTCAGTCAGCGCAACACCTTCACCGGCAAGCTCACGCCGACGATGCTCCGGGACGTGCTCGGCACAGCGGCGGAGGCAGCCGGGCTGCCGGGAAATGGCGCGACGAGGTCGGCGCAGGGCGGCTAG
- a CDS encoding RNA-binding S4 domain-containing protein, giving the protein MAVERTDDNGTGGTGRAEPPTDSPAPTDSPDGLDGPGTDVTAPDPTPPVTVAPDAPDPKIAAAVAAAKAAAPQNGESVRTDSWIWSVRLVKTRSAGATACRGGHVHVNGDRVKPAHSLRVGDEVRVRQDGLERIVVVKHLIRKRVGAPVAAQCYVDKSPPPPPREAFAPAGVRDRGAGRPTKRDRRDLERLRGLTEGSRRNRFAGPGDPGGPGGSETPADPDGSATPARADAPRRADKAGHLDRARRSDRSGTSGKAGNPGRGGSSGRTKRSN; this is encoded by the coding sequence ATGGCTGTGGAACGTACGGACGACAACGGGACCGGTGGGACAGGCAGGGCCGAGCCGCCCACCGACAGCCCCGCGCCCACCGACAGCCCCGACGGACTCGACGGTCCCGGCACCGATGTCACCGCCCCGGACCCCACGCCCCCGGTGACCGTCGCCCCCGACGCACCGGACCCGAAGATCGCCGCCGCCGTCGCCGCCGCGAAGGCCGCCGCTCCGCAGAACGGCGAGAGCGTGCGCACCGACAGCTGGATCTGGTCCGTGCGGCTGGTCAAGACCCGTTCCGCGGGGGCCACCGCCTGCCGCGGCGGGCATGTTCATGTGAACGGTGACCGGGTGAAGCCCGCCCACTCCCTGCGCGTCGGCGACGAGGTGCGTGTCCGCCAGGACGGCCTGGAACGGATCGTCGTCGTGAAGCACCTGATCCGCAAGCGGGTCGGCGCTCCCGTGGCCGCCCAGTGCTACGTCGACAAATCTCCCCCGCCGCCGCCTCGCGAGGCCTTCGCTCCCGCAGGTGTCCGCGACCGCGGTGCCGGCCGCCCGACCAAGCGCGACCGCCGCGATCTGGAACGCCTGCGCGGCCTCACGGAAGGCAGCCGCCGCAACCGCTTCGCCGGACCGGGCGACCCTGGCGGCCCGGGCGGGTCCGAGACCCCGGCCGACCCCGACGGCTCGGCAACCCCCGCCCGCGCGGACGCACCCCGCCGCGCGGACAAGGCAGGGCACCTCGACAGAGCACGCCGCTCGGACCGTAGCGGCACCTCGGGCAAGGCCGGCAACCCTGGCAGGGGCGGAAGCTCTGGCAGAACGAAACGCTCGAACTGA
- a CDS encoding NCS1 family nucleobase:cation symporter-1, which yields MSLADRAEATGISAFVPDPRLTNEDLAPAGKRNWKVFDLFAMWMSDVHNLGNYTFAAGLLVLGMNVWQVFTSLLVGFVIIYVGMNWMGKIGQRHGVPFPVISRISFGVWGANIPALIRAVIAIMWYGIQTYLASVAVNVMLLAAWPGLESWTHSSFLGLDALGWVSFLSLWLIQALIISQGMESVRKFQDFCGPAIWLVMIALAIWVLAKAGWSISLTSTPHPVSVGEQWRQWFGAIGLILATYGTLMLNFCDFSRFAPDYKTVRRGNFWGLPINSTAFVVVSVIVTAGSLEVWGQAITDPAELVAKVGNTWVMVLGALTFAVATMGVNIVANFVSPAYDLANVWPQKITFKIGGMISTVAALVVTPWNLFSNPTVVNYFLGGLGAFLGPLFGVIMLDYYWVKKGRVNVDELFNAEPGSPYYYRKGVNPKALWAFLPAAAVAGVLALVKTFSDVAPYSWFIGTALAAGLYALLCRGEQATREIPEAVEV from the coding sequence GTGTCCCTCGCCGACCGTGCCGAAGCCACCGGCATCTCAGCGTTCGTCCCCGATCCCCGGCTCACCAACGAAGACCTGGCACCCGCAGGCAAGCGGAACTGGAAGGTCTTCGACCTCTTCGCCATGTGGATGTCCGACGTCCACAACCTGGGCAACTACACTTTCGCGGCCGGTCTGTTGGTCCTCGGCATGAACGTGTGGCAGGTCTTCACATCCCTGCTCGTCGGCTTCGTGATCATCTACGTCGGCATGAACTGGATGGGCAAAATCGGCCAGCGCCACGGCGTGCCGTTCCCCGTCATCAGCCGCATCAGCTTCGGTGTGTGGGGCGCCAACATCCCGGCCCTGATCCGGGCCGTGATCGCCATCATGTGGTACGGCATCCAGACCTACCTCGCCTCCGTCGCGGTCAACGTGATGCTGCTGGCCGCCTGGCCGGGCCTGGAGTCCTGGACGCACAGCTCCTTCCTCGGCCTCGACGCCCTCGGCTGGGTCTCCTTCCTCTCGCTGTGGCTGATCCAGGCGCTGATCATCAGCCAGGGCATGGAGTCGGTGCGCAAGTTCCAGGACTTCTGCGGACCGGCGATCTGGCTGGTCATGATCGCGCTGGCGATCTGGGTACTGGCCAAGGCCGGCTGGAGCATCTCGCTCACCAGCACCCCGCACCCCGTCTCCGTCGGGGAGCAGTGGCGGCAGTGGTTCGGCGCGATCGGCCTGATCCTCGCCACCTACGGCACGCTGATGCTCAACTTCTGCGACTTCTCCCGCTTCGCGCCGGACTACAAGACCGTCCGCCGCGGCAACTTCTGGGGCCTGCCGATCAACTCCACGGCCTTCGTGGTCGTCTCCGTCATCGTCACCGCGGGCTCGCTGGAGGTCTGGGGCCAGGCCATCACCGACCCGGCCGAACTCGTCGCCAAGGTCGGCAACACCTGGGTCATGGTGCTGGGCGCGCTCACCTTCGCCGTCGCCACCATGGGCGTCAACATCGTCGCCAACTTCGTCTCACCGGCGTACGACCTCGCCAACGTCTGGCCGCAGAAGATCACCTTCAAGATCGGCGGCATGATCAGCACGGTCGCCGCACTGGTCGTGACCCCGTGGAACCTCTTCTCCAACCCCACGGTCGTCAACTACTTCCTCGGCGGCCTCGGCGCCTTCCTCGGCCCGCTGTTCGGCGTGATCATGCTCGACTACTACTGGGTCAAGAAGGGCCGCGTGAACGTCGACGAGCTGTTCAACGCCGAGCCCGGCTCCCCCTACTACTACCGCAAGGGCGTCAACCCCAAGGCCCTGTGGGCGTTCCTGCCGGCGGCGGCCGTCGCGGGCGTCCTCGCCCTGGTGAAGACGTTCAGCGACGTGGCCCCGTACTCCTGGTTCATCGGTACGGCGCTCGCGGCCGGGCTGTACGCCCTGCTGTGCCGGGGCGAGCAGGCCACTCGCGAGATCCCCGAGGCCGTGGAGGTCTGA
- the pip gene encoding prolyl aminopeptidase, whose translation MPLYPEIEPYDHGMLDVGDGNRVYWETCGNPDGKPAVVLHGGPGSGCTPWARRLFDPAAYRIVLLDQRGAGRSTPHASAYDTDMSVNTTPHLIADLELLRRHLGIEGWLVWGISFGSMLGLRYAQTHPEAVTELVLTGIATAASPEVTLMTRGLGKIFPAAFERFIGELPVEERSGNIPAAYNRLLESPDPQVRERAARAWTDWETAIESAPPRSVPRYEDPVFRQGFARTVTHYWGNDHFLGEGNDEGVVLRDAPVLKDIPGTLVQGSFDFGNLLGTVWRLHHAWPGSELSVIDDGAHFAGERGVDVMVAATDKYARGWTRQIISAVSPNS comes from the coding sequence ATGCCTCTTTACCCGGAGATCGAACCGTACGACCACGGCATGCTCGACGTCGGTGACGGCAACCGCGTGTACTGGGAGACCTGCGGGAACCCGGACGGCAAGCCGGCGGTCGTGCTGCACGGCGGGCCGGGGTCCGGCTGTACGCCGTGGGCGCGCCGGCTGTTCGACCCGGCCGCGTACCGGATCGTGCTGCTGGACCAGCGCGGCGCCGGGAGATCCACGCCGCACGCGAGCGCGTACGACACCGACATGAGCGTCAACACGACCCCGCATCTCATCGCCGACCTGGAGCTGCTGCGGCGGCATCTGGGGATCGAGGGGTGGCTGGTGTGGGGCATTTCCTTCGGGTCGATGCTCGGGCTGCGGTACGCGCAGACACACCCGGAGGCCGTGACGGAGCTGGTGCTGACCGGGATCGCGACCGCCGCGAGTCCCGAAGTCACCCTGATGACCAGGGGACTTGGGAAGATCTTCCCGGCGGCGTTCGAACGGTTCATCGGGGAGTTGCCCGTCGAGGAGCGGTCCGGGAACATCCCCGCCGCATACAACCGGTTGCTGGAGTCGCCCGATCCGCAGGTCCGCGAGCGGGCGGCGCGGGCGTGGACCGACTGGGAGACCGCGATCGAGTCCGCGCCGCCGCGGTCGGTGCCGCGTTACGAGGACCCGGTGTTCCGCCAGGGATTCGCCCGTACCGTCACCCACTACTGGGGCAATGACCACTTCCTGGGCGAGGGCAACGACGAGGGTGTCGTCCTGCGCGACGCGCCTGTGCTGAAGGACATTCCCGGCACCCTCGTCCAGGGCAGTTTCGACTTCGGCAACCTTCTCGGCACCGTCTGGCGTCTCCATCACGCCTGGCCCGGCAGCGAGTTGTCGGTGATCGACGACGGCGCACACTTCGCGGGGGAGCGGGGCGTGGACGTGATGGTGGCGGCGACGGACAAGTACGCGCGCGGCTGGACCCGTCAGATCATCTCGGCCGTGTCCCCGAACAGCTGA
- a CDS encoding DoxX family protein, with protein sequence MSDTTVPVPRTAASAVADAPVIAESPTSRGRRARIALRTLQVVLALFYVIASALPKLIAHPSAVEGFDKMGWGSTGMYIIGVLELAGGIALLIPVLQSVAAVALSGLMVGAFVVQLTYFDGENAATPLILIVPLALIAWARRRHNADLLRLVRRRA encoded by the coding sequence ATGTCCGACACCACCGTCCCCGTCCCCCGCACCGCCGCTTCCGCCGTCGCCGACGCGCCCGTCATCGCCGAGTCCCCGACCTCCCGTGGCCGCCGGGCCCGGATCGCCCTGCGCACCCTTCAGGTCGTACTCGCCCTCTTCTACGTCATCGCGAGCGCGCTTCCCAAGCTGATCGCGCACCCCTCCGCCGTCGAGGGCTTCGACAAGATGGGCTGGGGCAGCACGGGGATGTACATCATCGGCGTTCTCGAACTGGCCGGTGGGATCGCCCTGTTGATTCCCGTCCTGCAGTCGGTGGCGGCCGTGGCGTTGAGCGGGCTGATGGTCGGCGCGTTCGTCGTCCAGCTCACCTACTTCGACGGGGAGAACGCGGCGACCCCGCTCATCCTGATCGTCCCGCTCGCCCTGATCGCCTGGGCCCGGCGCCGGCACAACGCGGATCTGCTGCGGCTGGTACGACGACGGGCGTGA